The following are from one region of the Noviherbaspirillum sedimenti genome:
- a CDS encoding maltoporin codes for MKKHYLKQIGLAAAVMAVGQSGLALDFNGYFRANGGSNSAGGAQTCFGLAGAGSKYRLGNECGIYGELLLGQDIAKVENGPGFKAHVMLGLSNATANSPSLTKGGGEVDLPQVYLTADKIPELGGATAWMGRRYYKREDVHITDFFYWNPSGFGVGLEDLPVGDLKFSYALLRDDRQTMPTMQNGDSSTRHDFQLRGLKVNRGGTLEFGLALIAKDSNLPNRHGGSMLTVQHRQTGLFLEGENKLAVQYGTGAGVANGGTGDTSNGSDVRRFRIVDGLYAQINEKLGGQLIAVYQKDTANDPAKSAVWTSLGGRVSYGLTNHIKLLADLGQDRVTPQGGETRRLTKFTLAAALSRGPGYYARPELRVFYTRANWNNAARTAAAAGDPLSASGVFGNANKGSVIGITAETWW; via the coding sequence ATGAAGAAGCATTATCTGAAACAAATTGGACTGGCCGCCGCCGTCATGGCAGTCGGCCAAAGTGGTTTGGCCCTGGATTTCAACGGGTATTTTCGCGCCAATGGCGGCTCAAATTCCGCCGGCGGCGCCCAGACCTGTTTCGGCCTGGCAGGCGCGGGCTCGAAATATCGCCTCGGTAACGAATGCGGCATCTATGGCGAGCTGCTGTTAGGCCAGGATATCGCCAAGGTCGAGAACGGCCCCGGCTTCAAAGCCCATGTCATGCTCGGCCTGAGCAACGCCACCGCCAATTCGCCGAGCCTGACCAAAGGCGGCGGCGAAGTCGACCTCCCGCAAGTGTATCTGACGGCAGACAAGATACCGGAACTTGGCGGCGCAACCGCCTGGATGGGGCGCCGCTATTACAAGCGCGAAGACGTCCATATCACCGATTTCTTTTACTGGAATCCGTCCGGATTCGGCGTCGGCCTGGAAGATTTGCCGGTCGGCGACCTGAAGTTCAGCTATGCGCTCTTGCGCGATGACAGGCAAACGATGCCGACTATGCAGAACGGCGATTCATCCACGCGCCATGACTTCCAGTTGCGCGGCTTGAAAGTCAATCGCGGCGGCACCCTGGAATTCGGGCTTGCGCTGATCGCCAAGGATAGCAATCTGCCGAATCGCCACGGCGGCTCCATGCTGACCGTGCAGCATCGCCAGACCGGATTGTTTCTGGAGGGTGAAAACAAGCTGGCAGTGCAGTACGGCACTGGCGCTGGCGTCGCCAACGGCGGCACCGGCGATACGTCCAATGGCAGCGATGTGCGCCGTTTCCGGATTGTCGACGGCCTGTACGCGCAAATCAATGAAAAACTTGGCGGGCAATTGATCGCCGTCTACCAGAAAGATACCGCCAACGACCCCGCGAAATCCGCAGTCTGGACGAGCCTGGGAGGGCGTGTCTCTTATGGCTTGACTAATCACATCAAGCTGCTGGCCGATCTCGGGCAAGACCGCGTGACGCCGCAAGGCGGCGAAACGCGCCGGCTGACGAAGTTCACGCTCGCGGCAGCGCTGTCGCGTGGCCCTGGCTATTACGCCCGGCCGGAGCTTCGGGTGTTCTATACGCGCGCAAACTGGAACAACGCGGCCCGCACCGCGGCTGCGGCGGGCGACCCGTTGTCGGCCAGCGGCGTGTTCGGCAATGCCAACAAGGGTTCGGTGATCGGCATCACTGCCGAGACGTGGTGGTAA